Proteins encoded within one genomic window of Microbacterium sp. LKL04:
- a CDS encoding asparagine synthase, with amino-acid sequence MTDNERVKTRDVVAEGLYIASAATRLALKNRILVDILVEGDDFDSDRFLGDARDILVSLAEEAEADAARTERERKAARTRYSDSSGTHDYRSRDVRNLRRRRKQSLHVAKELRARADDEDELRKLIADARDAAWAEVSKNIDRSLRISAARPDLDADYERMRVARMQALRLVDLPKLRAHRRSVAKQQALRDGGVEPEPILESDPAGIDPGELE; translated from the coding sequence GTGACGGACAATGAGCGGGTCAAGACCCGAGACGTCGTCGCCGAGGGGCTCTACATCGCGTCCGCGGCGACACGTTTGGCGTTGAAGAACCGCATCCTGGTCGACATCCTCGTCGAGGGCGACGACTTCGATTCGGATCGCTTTCTGGGCGACGCCCGCGACATCCTGGTCTCGCTCGCCGAGGAGGCCGAAGCGGATGCCGCCCGCACCGAGCGCGAGCGCAAAGCGGCACGCACCCGGTACTCCGACTCGAGCGGGACGCACGATTACCGCAGTCGGGACGTCCGCAATCTGAGGCGCCGGCGCAAGCAGTCCCTGCACGTCGCGAAGGAACTGCGAGCTCGTGCGGATGACGAGGACGAGCTGCGCAAGCTCATCGCCGACGCCCGCGACGCCGCCTGGGCCGAGGTCTCGAAGAACATCGATCGCTCGTTGCGCATCTCCGCGGCGCGCCCCGACCTCGACGCCGACTATGAGCGGATGCGGGTGGCCCGGATGCAGGCGCTGCGCCTCGTCGACCTGCCGAAGCTCCGCGCGCACCGTCGGAGCGTCGCGAAGCAGCAGGCGCTCCGCGATGGCGGCGTCGAACCCGAGCCGATCCTCGAGTCCGATCCCGCCGGTATCGACCCGGGCGAGCTGGAGTAG